GTGAATATCAATAAGAATTTAGCGGCTCCACCTAAGCCAAAACCACCAGACCCATCGGAGTTACTACTAAGTAAGTCGAAGCCACCTGATCCACTCTCACTGGAATTACGTCAATCAAAATCGTGGGACTTCGATCAACTCGCGACAACTCTCCCACGACGAGAACCGCAACCCAAACCACCGGATTTGAGCAAATCCGtcgacagagagagagagagagatggtaAGTTCCGCCTTGAAAAGAGAAGGAGCATACGAATAACTCTAGATGAACCGCCATCAAAATCGTCAAAACCAACATACTCCGGTGACAATTCCATTCACGAGCGTGGTGGCGTTGCTGAAGGTGTGAAGATGTTGGAAGAGAAAAGGGTAAAAAGGACATTTGGTGAGCTTTCTGAATCTCTTAACCTCATGAGCTGAATGGTGGAACATTTAGTGATTTTTTGcatcataaaattttaattttattcacaTTGTACATAGATTTTTGTGACGTGTTAATGAAACACAAGCTTGTTGAAAAGCCTTGCACTTGCACTTGCACTTGCACATACTAGTAGTAGTGATATATTATTACAAGTTAGTTTTGACTTGTGAAAGTACTAGTAGAGAGTAAAAATATGGTCttttagtcccacatcgcttacaAAGAAACATAACATATGTGAACTTGTCTATATAGCATCACATGCGAAATGATTTGGCATGTTTCTTAacatcaccttttttttttggtacattcttAACATCACCTTTTAATTGCTATTTATTTAAATAACActataaaaaatcatttggtCTGGTGTTGTCGATTTTTATTGGATTGAAGGTATTATTGATGAACTGATTTTTTATAGTGATATTATTTGCAAAAATTTAGTTCATAACATTTAATGATTTTGCCTCCaatttgaatattttctttGTTAAGCAAAACTTGGAGTTAAATTTTGTATTCTGAAAAAATAGCAACCATAATATGTGTCGCTTTGATACTTTTACACGTATTAAGAAAtctaattaatgttgtatggaaaaaagagattatgagttgatttacaaaattgtccttcatttatggtatcgaaaaaataaattgaagaattaaaagaagagagaataataaatagttaaggtataataggaaaaataacattaaatgcttcattgataatataaaagacatatattgtggtacaattttttttcttcccaaagtgatatatatattgtggtacgaagTGAGTAGTTTTTAAAGGAGAAATAAtaagatcctctccattttctatgatttttgtttctttcattTCTTCCATTATCAGTTGAGCTAtgatttccatttttttttttaatttcacacttttctatttatatttcaaaaactatataataatggagaaTTCAAATTCCCTTTTCCCTCATgttttatctctttttttttggtacataaagaGGGCAACAAGCtcaaataaaggaaaaaaactaCGAAATTAGACGAACATTTCTAGGCATGCAAAGCCCCTGAAATGTCATCAAACAAGATACTCTGCAGCTCCCTCGGTGGGACCTCTAAAACAATGGGAAAAAAGAAATCATTTGTTAGACTATATGAAGCTAACCAATCAGCACATCTGTTGTCTTCTCGCATTTTTCTTAATCCAAGTGAAATTGGAAAGAATACAAATCCTTATTGAATTTGAGTGAAGAGACAATTTCTATGATGCAGCAATTTTGCGGTGCCAATAGAATTTTTTGGAATTAATTAAGTAACGTAATGAAGTGAAGTAATAATCCACGTGTTTAGTTTGAATAGGCTGAGAGTAAAAACATTACGTGTATCTCcttaattaaaaatgattatCTAATAATCCAAATGTTAAAGAGAAAGGGTAACAAAATCAAACGCGATTGTAAAATTTTCAtacaaaaataaacaacttcTCCCTCACTCACCCAGATCGacgatcaccaccaccaccgcaTTATTCTTCGCTTCTCTGTCAAAAGGTATCATCACGTTTCCGATTTTACTTTTTCTGGTTTTATATATCGCCATTTTTATATACATATTCATTGCAACGAGTTTTGTTGGAGACACTAATTTTCAATTATGACTTTATTTATGATTATGATAACTTAATAAAATCACAATAGAACTAGATCTAGTAAATACCATTTTAGTTTTTGCTTAGTTCTTGAAATTATAAAGTTAAgttcagtcaatttagtcctcgAATTTGCGAAATAGCAATTTAGTGCTTATATATTTCATTGGTTTTGATGGATGTTTACTGAATAAGTACTTTGATGTAGGGACTGAATTTGATTGGTATTTTTCAAATTAAGGGACTAGATTGTTACTTTGCAAATTTGAGAGATCAAAGTGATGACACTTACAATTTTAAGGACTAAAATGTCTATTTAGTCGATCTAGATCTGGCTTAAGGTAGTTAGTTTTACAGTTACGAGATGACCTggatatatgtttataagtgagggcaatcctcaccttataagccggttttgtagggttgaattAGGTCCAACTCGCAATTGTTAGAGTAGGTTTTGAATTAAAGGTCTGGGAAAACAGTGTCAATGTTGTTTGTTGGGATCGCGAACGAAACTATGGCACATCAGCCACATTTGTTCCCTATTTTCCGCAATATCAACTGCAACCACTACAAATTTGAGAGCTTAAGTACTttcttagggtgtgtttggattaaaattatttgaacTATTTACTGAAGTAACcacttgtgagactatttgagagagcttatggaaacaacttatccACAAGCTGTTTTTCACcttatttccataagttctcctgaatagcttatgaaaattgCTTAGttttatagtttatatgaaaacagGTTGactttattgatttttttgttatagaaatagcttatacataagtgcTTATATGTAAAAACTAATGTTTTCATTTGATTATCTTTGCTTCATTAGATGGATTGGGAAGGGCAAAAGCTTGCAGAGCAGTTGATGCAGATAATGCTTCTTTCATTTGCTGTGATTGCATTTGGAGCTGGATATATCATGGCTTCTTTCCAAACAATGATCCTCACATACGCTGGTGGTGTGGTTCTCACCACATTAGTCACTCTTCCCAACTGGCCCTTCTTCAACCACCATCCTCTTAAGTGGTTGGACCCGAGCGAGGCAGAAAAGCATCCAAAGCCACAACCATCTGTGAATGTAACTGCAAAGAAGAAATCCATTAAAAAGtaggtttatttttcttgttgcTTATGTTGGTTCTAGTATCTCTTCAAATTCTGATGTTGATGCTTTGACACAAGTTTACGAATCTATATTACAATGTACTTTACTTCTTAGAATACAACTATATCTCTGTTTTCTTTTGGACATTGCTCGTCTCGATAGCCATTTTCCTTGATGCCTGTTTTTTTCTCTCACTTTCTCTTGTTTTAACCTCTTTTAGATATTGATAATATAATGGGGCAGACCATCATTTTTCTGCCATTCTTGTTGGTATTTACTTATGATTCTTGTTGGTGTTCAAAGTCAGTCCCTAGCATAACTAATAGCCAAATGATTTCACGAGCTACTCAATATATAGCCCTCAAACCCCTCTTTAGTTCTGCTTTACTGAATTGAGTTGGCATATACATAGGATTGTCATCGTTTAAGGTTTTCAATGAACTGGTTTTACATCTTAAGCTAGAGGATTCTTGTTATTTCTGTTACATATACAAACTGAGAAACTTCTCTTGTTCTAGTTTTAATTTATAACGCCTTCTTCATATTTTGACGTCACTGCTAATGTATGTTTGGCCGGAACCCCAAATGAACAGTGTAGACATATGTAGTGTTCATTGCAAATTACAAAGTGAGTCAGTGATATTGATGATTTTAGGGACCCTGCTTGAAATAATTTGGATGATATATTTGATTGCAATTTTGCATCTCCTGCTATCCAACTAGAACAGCCAAAGTTAAATTGAGCCAATTGGTCTGGTCGTTCACCCACTAAAAATTAGGAGTGTTGGACTGGAAGATTACCTAAATTTTAAGTAGTGATATTCTAATGCAGTAATATGATGAATTATGTATGAAACATATTTACAATGTCAGTGTATAGTTTTTTTGGGGGCCAACTacagttattattattaaacttgtttcgtatcaatttttttttggatttcttTTAGACTTAGTTTTAGTTGTAGTTAGGATATACtaattttattaatgaaatCAAATTTAATCAACTAGCTTATCTATAATTAGTTATAAGCCCTTTATCAATTTGCTTACACATTGTCAACCAATTGATGACACACAGCTGAAGTGTATAAACTCAAGAATAAtactagcaacacactctttaacaaacacactccaacacactctcttttattggttgaaatttacatgggtcccataaaaaatgtggacccatataacttttatgggacccatataaattttaactaatagaagagagtgtgttagagtgtgtttgttaaagagtgtgttgctagcactcctcataaactcaatttcaaattttagagTGCCTTGTTTACTATCAAAAggagaataaataaatagggtGCTTGAATGAGATCACACGATATCCTTTTTTTTAACTGCAAATTATATTAATCAATGGAAGAAAGTATAGAGTATTCTACCACAAAATGAGATGAAGTACAAAGAGTACTCACCTCACTAAAAAGGCATCAACCCAAAGGCaacagaggaaaaaaaaaaaaaaagaaagaggaaAAACAACTACCTCAAAATACAATCCAAAGGGTTAGAAAACTattcataaaacaaacaaaaaaaaaaaaaacccttttctttgtcacCATATATCCCTCTAGTTGATGATAATTGGAGAACAAAGAGTGTTCAACATCCAATAAATTGGGAAGCATTGTTCACCATGCACATGGCATCATATCATGGATCATAGTAACTTCCAAATGAACCATGattcaaatataataatgaatTTATATCGGATAATGATATGGATACCAGCCCATGCTTCAAATATGTGGTCTTATCTGATCCTCTGCTATGCTATCAAAGATTATTCCGATTCTTAATTAATTGGAGCCATTGGTTTTGATTAAGAGGCACGTCTTAGTTGCAAGTCTAGAGAACCAAAATCTTAGATTCTAATTCATAGGATAGAACAACGTAATAATACATATAAgaatatgtttttcatgaaaaaatatgctactataaaaaaatgtcataatcttcttctttaatgttttttttaataacttctTTGATGTTTATTTAAAGAAATGTTAAGTCGTGCACATAATCTATTGTTTgtgttatataaaaatattgattgGTGTATCCGTGCTTATAATATAAATGGTGAAAGAAAGTTCTTTTAGAATGaacattttacaaataatttgcttaaataaaaaacatttcacAAATAATTAATGGTTTGAATTTCctcttaaaatgaataagtgaatTTAGAATTTAAATTCAGCTCCTATTTATAATATGCGATATCTCTACCCACAACTAAGCTCACAGGGgcactatttattttatattacctaaaaaaactatttattttatatgaaaaaactacatttttttgTCGGAGTCAAAATCTATTTCATTTGAAGGAGGAGAAATATAAAAGCATTTTTTGGCTGAGCTGTAGTGACGAGACATATCCGATTGCGTCGAGCTTATGCCACCCATCAAATTAAAtaacttcaaaattaatttgtcaACGATCCTCATTTTTTCATCatcttacttatttatatttttatagatcatcttattttatttcaagGCACTTTCGTTttctactttatttatttatatttcttttggTACACTTAGAGATGAGAATAGACACCTACagagtttatatatatatatatatatatatatatatatatatatatatatatagggggctgctaacttagacccagttgggtctaagttagcaaggtgcaccttttc
This portion of the Trifolium pratense cultivar HEN17-A07 linkage group LG3, ARS_RC_1.1, whole genome shotgun sequence genome encodes:
- the LOC123914279 gene encoding probable signal peptidase complex subunit 1, coding for MDWEGQKLAEQLMQIMLLSFAVIAFGAGYIMASFQTMILTYAGGVVLTTLVTLPNWPFFNHHPLKWLDPSEAEKHPKPQPSVNVTAKKKSIKK